A stretch of Priestia aryabhattai DNA encodes these proteins:
- the nadD gene encoding nicotinate (nicotinamide) nucleotide adenylyltransferase produces MSDTLAYFQQLNPDKKIDKLLEKGAKIGIYGSSFDPVTNVHLWTASTVAHRKKLDAIIFLPSSHKRTDKKLQTSDEHRVNMVSLAIKDNPKFLLDTYELDVLPGYHYTYYTMEHFKKLLPHADLFFIMGADLLQDIGEGKWKKADELISKNQFIIMAREGIDMLKAISHSPLLRNYDDGRFQLLDKGLAMEISSTYIRQEFARGGEPRYLMPDLCYFYSKKHGLYQ; encoded by the coding sequence ATGTCAGATACGCTTGCTTATTTTCAACAGCTAAATCCTGATAAGAAAATAGATAAGCTTTTAGAAAAAGGAGCGAAAATTGGAATTTATGGTTCTTCTTTTGATCCGGTTACCAATGTTCATCTTTGGACGGCATCAACGGTCGCTCATCGAAAGAAGTTAGATGCTATTATCTTTTTGCCTTCATCGCACAAACGAACAGATAAAAAGCTCCAAACGTCCGATGAGCACCGTGTAAATATGGTTAGCTTAGCGATTAAAGACAACCCGAAATTTTTGCTCGATACGTATGAGCTAGACGTATTGCCCGGCTATCATTACACATACTACACTATGGAACATTTTAAAAAATTGCTTCCACACGCTGACTTATTTTTTATCATGGGAGCCGACTTACTTCAAGATATTGGTGAAGGCAAGTGGAAGAAAGCAGATGAACTTATTAGTAAAAACCAGTTTATCATCATGGCAAGAGAGGGAATAGACATGTTGAAAGCTATTAGTCATTCTCCCTTGCTTCGAAATTATGACGACGGTCGGTTTCAGCTTCTTGATAAAGGGCTAGCGATGGAAATCAGCTCTACTTATATTCGTCAAGAATTTGCCCGGGGCGGAGAACCAAGATATTTAATGCCTGATCTCTGTTATTTTTATAGTAAAAAACATGGATTGTATCAGTAA
- the nadE gene encoding ammonia-dependent NAD(+) synthetase, which translates to MSDMQERIRKELHVKSEIDPAQEIRARVDFLKNYLKSANAKGFVLGISGGQDSSLAGRLAQIAVDELRKEEYEAKFVAVRLPHGTQHDEADAKASLEFIKPNETYTFNIKNTVEAFESSFTGATDIALSDFHKGNVKARTRMIVQYAIGGENGLLVIGTDHAAEAVTGFFTKYGDGGADVLPLTGLTKRQGKALLKELGADKRLYEKVPTADLLDNSPGQSDETELGISYDELDDYLEGKEVSQEAAEKIEQRYRITEHKRQLPASMFDEWWK; encoded by the coding sequence ATGTCAGACATGCAAGAAAGAATAAGAAAAGAGTTACATGTGAAATCTGAAATTGATCCAGCACAAGAAATTCGTGCCCGCGTTGATTTTCTGAAAAACTACCTAAAGTCAGCAAATGCAAAAGGCTTTGTATTAGGTATAAGCGGAGGGCAGGACTCTAGCTTAGCTGGACGATTAGCGCAGATTGCTGTAGACGAATTGCGAAAAGAAGAATATGAAGCAAAATTTGTAGCCGTTCGCTTGCCTCATGGCACGCAGCATGATGAAGCGGATGCGAAGGCGTCACTAGAATTTATTAAACCTAATGAAACATATACGTTTAATATCAAAAACACGGTGGAAGCATTTGAAAGTTCATTTACAGGTGCTACGGATATAGCGCTGTCTGATTTTCATAAAGGAAATGTCAAAGCACGTACGCGTATGATTGTACAGTATGCAATCGGAGGAGAAAACGGCCTTTTAGTTATCGGAACCGATCATGCAGCAGAAGCAGTAACAGGCTTTTTTACAAAATACGGGGATGGCGGAGCAGACGTGCTGCCTCTAACGGGATTAACAAAGCGTCAAGGAAAAGCATTGCTAAAAGAATTAGGTGCAGATAAACGATTGTACGAAAAAGTACCAACGGCTGACCTATTAGATAATAGTCCTGGTCAATCTGATGAAACAGAACTAGGAATTTCTTATGATGAACTAGACGATTATTTGGAAGGAAAAGAAGTATCACAAGAAGCGGCTGAAAAAATTGAACAGCGCTATCGTATTACTGAACATAAGCGTCAGTTACCGGCTAGCATGTTTGATGAGTGGTGGAAATGA
- a CDS encoding S1 domain-containing RNA-binding protein, with amino-acid sequence MAVEVGSKVQGKVTGITNFGAFVELPGGQTGLVHISEVADSYVKDINDHLKVGQEIEVKVVNEKDGKIGLSIKKAIDKPERPSSSYSQRPPRQARNNDNRSKSNFQPKENFEQKMARFLKDSEDNLSTLKRSTESKRGGRGGRRG; translated from the coding sequence ATGGCAGTTGAAGTAGGTAGCAAGGTACAAGGTAAAGTAACAGGTATTACTAATTTTGGAGCATTTGTAGAATTACCTGGAGGTCAAACTGGGCTTGTACATATTAGTGAGGTAGCTGACAGCTATGTAAAAGACATTAATGACCATCTTAAAGTTGGTCAAGAAATTGAAGTGAAAGTCGTTAATGAGAAAGACGGAAAAATTGGATTATCCATTAAAAAAGCGATAGATAAACCTGAAAGACCCTCATCTTCTTATTCACAACGCCCGCCACGTCAGGCAAGAAATAATGATAATCGTTCTAAAAGCAACTTCCAACCAAAGGAAAACTTCGAACAAAAAATGGCGCGTTTCTTAAAAGATAGTGAAGATAATTTATCTACGCTAAAACGCAGCACTGAATCAAAACGAGGTGGCAGAGGCGGAAGACGCGGATAA